DNA sequence from the Leopardus geoffroyi isolate Oge1 chromosome A3, O.geoffroyi_Oge1_pat1.0, whole genome shotgun sequence genome:
TTACAAAACTCGACAACAGTAAGTATGTTCTGTAGCACATCATTAAAGTtgtgttgttttattgtttttgccaGAATCCCAGGTAAAGGTTTTCATTTGATACACAGTAAAGCTTTGATAAAATCAGATGTTCGTAGAATGGAGATTTTATGTTTCAATTGAATTTTGAGGTTGTCAGGATCACTGGGGGAAAACATAATACATGCCTTTGGAAGTCTTTCTGAAATACAGTCGCATACTTTAATACCTTAATCTATTGGAAAAAATGCCACACCAGTCTGAACTTCTATATGAACTCCAGGGTGATCTTAGTTGCATGTTTAAGAAAACTTAGccaggttttgtttctttgttttcctttctcctggaaCAGTGATTCTCAATGTACTGCACATACAAATCACCGGAGAGGCTTCAAAAAATTACTGATATCTGGGTCCTACCCCTAGaggttctgatttaattggtctgatGATTCTAATGTGCTATGATTGAGAAACCGCCGTTCTAGAATAAGGATATGTGGGGaaattttcttggtttcttttttgttgttccaGTAAATTCAGATAACACTGAAAAATATACGAGACAGGAGTTAGTAGAGAATAGATAGAATAGtgaagaacagaatagaatataGATCATTGTCTCACAGACTGAAGCATATAACACTTggcaatttttgttttctttcagattcATTATTAAACATGGGTGCATTTTTGGATAAACCCAAAACTGAGAAACATAACGCTCATGGTGCTGGGAATGGTTTACGTTATGGCCTGAGCAGCATGCAAGGATGGAGAGTGGAAATGGAAGATGCACACACAGCTGTTGTAGGTATTCCTCACGGCTTGGACGACTGGTCATTTTTTGCAGTTTATGATGGTCACGCTGGATCTCGAGTAGCAAATTACTGCTCAACACATTTATTAGAACACATCACTAATAATGAAGACTTTAGGGCAGCTGGGAAATCAGGGTCTGCTCTTGAGCCCTCAGTGGAAAATGTCAAGAGTGGCATCAGAACTGGCTTTTTGAAAATTGACGAATACATGCGTAACTTTTCCGACCTCAGAAATGGAATGGACAGAAGTGGTTCAACTGCAGTGGGGGTCCTGATTTCACCCAAGCATATCTACTTTATCAACTGTGGTGATTCACGTGCTGTTCTGTACAGGAATGGACAAGTCTGCTTTTCCACCCAGGATCACAAACCTTGCAATCCAAGGGAGAAGGAGCGAATCCAAAATGCAGGAGGCAGCGTAATGATACAGCGTGTTAATGGTTCATTAGCAGTGTCTCGTGCTTTGGGGGACTATGATTACAAGTGTGTTGATGGCAAGGGCCCAACAGAACAACTTGTTTCTCCAGAGCCCGAGGTTTATGAAATTTTAAGAGCAGAAGAGGATGAATTTATCATCTTGGCTTGTGATGGGATCTGGGATGTTATGAGTAATGAGGAGCTCTGTGAATTTGTTAAATCTAGGCTTGAGGTATCTGATGACCTGGAAAATGTGTGCAATTGGGTAGTGGACACTTGTTTACATAAGGTATGTAAGTCTTTTTGTTATAATTATAAATACCCtattaattttgaaaaggcaCGGTAAGTAAAATTAAccaaacttaaattttaaaaacttttccctTAGGGAAaacctgtgtatttttaaattatcttcttcatcagaaatgacttatttatttatttgttattattaattaattaa
Encoded proteins:
- the PPM1B gene encoding protein phosphatase 1B isoform X2, which gives rise to MGAFLDKPKTEKHNAHGAGNGLRYGLSSMQGWRVEMEDAHTAVVGIPHGLDDWSFFAVYDGHAGSRVANYCSTHLLEHITNNEDFRAAGKSGSALEPSVENVKSGIRTGFLKIDEYMRNFSDLRNGMDRSGSTAVGVLISPKHIYFINCGDSRAVLYRNGQVCFSTQDHKPCNPREKERIQNAGGSVMIQRVNGSLAVSRALGDYDYKCVDGKGPTEQLVSPEPEVYEILRAEEDEFIILACDGIWDVMSNEELCEFVKSRLEVSDDLENVCNWVVDTCLHKGSRDNMSIVLVCFSNAPKVSDEAVRKDSELDKHLESRVEEIMEKSGEEGMPDLAHVMRILSAENIPNLPPGGGLAGKRNVIEAVYSRLNPHRESDGFEPSVVYIDNLFTF
- the PPM1B gene encoding protein phosphatase 1B isoform X3, which codes for MGAFLDKPKTEKHNAHGAGNGLRYGLSSMQGWRVEMEDAHTAVVGIPHGLDDWSFFAVYDGHAGSRVANYCSTHLLEHITNNEDFRAAGKSGSALEPSVENVKSGIRTGFLKIDEYMRNFSDLRNGMDRSGSTAVGVLISPKHIYFINCGDSRAVLYRNGQVCFSTQDHKPCNPREKERIQNAGGSVMIQRVNGSLAVSRALGDYDYKCVDGKGPTEQLVSPEPEVYEILRAEEDEFIILACDGIWDVMSNEELCEFVKSRLEVSDDLENVCNWVVDTCLHKGSRDNMSIVLVCFSNAPKVSDEAVRKDSELDKHLESRVEEIMEKSGEEGMPDLAHVMRILSAENIPNLPPGGGLAGKRNVIEAVYSRLNPHRESDGGAGDLEDPW
- the PPM1B gene encoding protein phosphatase 1B isoform X6 — translated: MGAFLDKPKTEKHNAHGAGNGLRYGLSSMQGWRVEMEDAHTAVVGIPHGLDDWSFFAVYDGHAGSRVANYCSTHLLEHITNNEDFRAAGKSGSALEPSVENVKSGIRTGFLKIDEYMRNFSDLRNGMDRSGSTAVGVLISPKHIYFINCGDSRAVLYRNGQVCFSTQDHKPCNPREKERIQNAGGSVMIQRVNGSLAVSRALGDYDYKCVDGKGPTEQLVSPEPEVYEILRAEEDEFIILACDGIWDVMSNEELCEFVKSRLEVSDDLENVCNWVVDTCLHKGSRDNMSIVLVCFSNAPKVSDEAVRKDSELDKHLESRVEALLLRYQKPYKTTWMDLESIMLNEIRPRKVNTL
- the PPM1B gene encoding protein phosphatase 1B isoform X1 gives rise to the protein MGAFLDKPKTEKHNAHGAGNGLRYGLSSMQGWRVEMEDAHTAVVGIPHGLDDWSFFAVYDGHAGSRVANYCSTHLLEHITNNEDFRAAGKSGSALEPSVENVKSGIRTGFLKIDEYMRNFSDLRNGMDRSGSTAVGVLISPKHIYFINCGDSRAVLYRNGQVCFSTQDHKPCNPREKERIQNAGGSVMIQRVNGSLAVSRALGDYDYKCVDGKGPTEQLVSPEPEVYEILRAEEDEFIILACDGIWDVMSNEELCEFVKSRLEVSDDLENVCNWVVDTCLHKGSRDNMSIVLVCFSNAPKVSDEAVRKDSELDKHLESRVEEIMEKSGEEGMPDLAHVMRILSAENIPNLPPGGGLAGKRNVIEAVYSRLNPHRESDGASEEAEESGSQGKLVEALRQMRINHRGNYRQLLEEMLTSYRLAKVEGEESPADQAATAPSSNSDAGSPVTMQEGHTESKSDLAELDSYNEDAGTKMSGKPM
- the PPM1B gene encoding protein phosphatase 1B isoform X5, coding for MGAFLDKPKTEKHNAHGAGNGLRYGLSSMQGWRVEMEDAHTAVVGIPHGLDDWSFFAVYDGHAGSRVANYCSTHLLEHITNNEDFRAAGKSGSALEPSVENVKSGIRTGFLKIDEYMRNFSDLRNGMDRSGSTAVGVLISPKHIYFINCGDSRAVLYRNGQVCFSTQDHKPCNPREKERIQNAGGSVMIQRVNGSLAVSRALGDYDYKCVDGKGPTEQLVSPEPEVYEILRAEEDEFIILACDGIWDVMSNEELCEFVKSRLEVSDDLENVCNWVVDTCLHKGSRDNMSIVLVCFSNAPKVSDEAVRKDSELDKHLESRVEEIMEKSGEEGMPDLAHVMRILSAENIPNLPPGGGLAGKVLEI
- the PPM1B gene encoding protein phosphatase 1B isoform X4, encoding MGAFLDKPKTEKHNAHGAGNGLRYGLSSMQGWRVEMEDAHTAVVGIPHGLDDWSFFAVYDGHAGSRVANYCSTHLLEHITNNEDFRAAGKSGSALEPSVENVKSGIRTGFLKIDEYMRNFSDLRNGMDRSGSTAVGVLISPKHIYFINCGDSRAVLYRNGQVCFSTQDHKPCNPREKERIQNAGGSVMIQRVNGSLAVSRALGDYDYKCVDGKGPTEQLVSPEPEVYEILRAEEDEFIILACDGIWDVMSNEELCEFVKSRLEVSDDLENVCNWVVDTCLHKGSRDNMSIVLVCFSNAPKVSDEAVRKDSELDKHLESRVEEIMEKSGEEGMPDLAHVMRILSAENIPNLPPGGGLAGKRNVIEAVYSRLNPHRESDGGFEVFGRL